CATTACCCTGAATTGTCCGATCTTTGCGCCACGAAAAAAAGGAGTAAACTATGGAGTTCGGTATCAGCACATTTGGAGAAGTAACACCGGATCATGTACCAGGGAGGGCCCTCAATGCTCATACCCGGATGCAGGAATTATTGGAAGAAGCGAAACTATCCGACGAAATCGGATTGGATGTTTTTGCCGTTGGGGAACATCACCGGCCCGATTTTATCATTTCTGCACCAGAGGTTGCCCTGGGAGCCATTGCTTCCGTAACTAAAAACATCCGGCTTTCCAGTTCCGTTACCGTATTGAGTTCTGCCGACCCGGTAAGGACCTTTCAAAACTTTGCCACCCTGGACCTAATATCCAATGGCAGGGCAGAAATTATGGCCGGCAGGGGCTCTTTTATTGAGTCATTTCCGCTGTTTGGCTATCATTTAAATGATTATGATGAGCTGTTCATTGAAAAACTGGATATGCTCACCCAGATTAATAACAATGAGGTGCTCAGCTGGCAGGGTAAATACCGGGCACCCATCCGGGAAAGAGGCGTTTATCCCCGTCCTTACCAGGATAAACTGCCTATCTGGCTCGCTATCGGAGGCACTCCCGCATCCGCCGCCAGAGCCGGTAGAATGGGCCTGGGTATGACCGTAGCCGTATTAGGAGGCATGCCAAAGCAGTTCCTGAATATCGTGAAATTATTCCGTCAGTCTGGGGCGGATGCAGGTCATAACCCGGATACGCTGCCCCTGGCCATCAATAGCCAGATGTATATAGCCGGCGACTCTGAAACTGCCGCCAATGAATTCTGGCCCACTTACGAAAAACTTATGAACCGTGTGGGGGAAGAAAGGGGATGGTCACCTATTACCCGGGGCCAATATGAGTACTTGCGCTCTCCCGAAGGACCACTTTTTGTAGGTAGTGTACAGGAGGTGGTGGACAAAATCATCTATCAAAGTAAACTTTTCAATCATACCCGTTTCCTGGCTCAGATTATCAAAGGCGAGCTACCGCATGACAAAATGCTGAATTCCATTGAGTTACTGGGTCGAAAAGTAGTTCCTGCTGTTCGCCAGCAATTACAGGCTAAACTGTAAAAGAGGATACCAATCATCCTGAATATTCTTGGGAATAGACGGGGTAATATTTACCTTTGTTCCCTGTTAGGATCAACGCTATAAACCGGACTAAGCATGTATGACATTTGTTGTATAGGACATATTACATTAGATAAAGTAGTAACTACCCGCTCGGTGGTACATATGCCTGGTGGAACATCATTTTATTTCTCCAGTGCCATCCGGAATATGGATGTAAAATATTCAATGGTGACGGCACTCGCACAAAAAGAGATGTACATCGCCGAAGAACTGAGGGCTAATGGAACTGAAATTGTGGTACTGCCAAGTGCCAACACCCTTTACTTTGAGAACATTTACTCTGAAAATCAGGATCATAGAACTCAACGTGTAAGTCAGCTGGCAGATCCGTTCACACCGGAACAACTGTCTGATATCAACGCCCGTTTCTTTCACCTTGGCCCACTGGTAGCGGATGATATCCCGGTATCTGTAATCAGGGAACTGGCAAAGAAAGGGAAAGTGTCCCTGGATGTGCAGGGGTACCTGCGCAAGGTCGAAAATGAGCAGGTCATTCATATTGACTGGCCAGCAAAAAAAGAAGCTTTACAATATGTGCATATCCTGAAAGCGAATGAGTCTGAGATGGAGGTGCTGACAGGCACGAGTGATGTACGTAAAGGGGCGATCACCCTGGCGTCATGGGGCGTAAAAGAAGTGATCATTACCCTGGGCAGTAGAGGATCTGTGGTGTATAAAGACCAGAACTGGTATGATATTCCGGCTTATATCCCCACAACTTCTGTAGTAGACGCTACAGGTTGTGGCGATACTTATATGGCAGGCTATCTCTCCCAGCGTGCAAGGAATGCAAATCCACAGGACGCAGGAGAATTTGCAGCCGCGATGGCTACTTTAAAGATCGAAGGATCAGGGCCTTTTACCGGCAATGCGGAAGATGTGACGAAGTTCCTGGCAGCGAATCATAGTTATACATTTTCTTTGACCGCTTAAAATGCTTCTAAATAATTGATTTAAAGACCCGTTTGCCTAATTGGCAAGCGGGTCTTTCCTTTTTCAGGATAAAATCCCTGTTTATAGTGAGTTTATATATGGCGATATTATCTAAATTCGCCTTCAAAACCAGATTCATCTATTAATCTGGCACAATTTTACAGGTCTATATTCCAGATGAATTAAAAAACTACGACCATGAAACAGATATTTCTCGCTTTAGCAACATCAGCCGTCTTATTCGCTTGTCACAATTCAGCAGACCAGGCGGCGATCGAAGCAGCCAAAAAGGAGGCTGTAGATTCAGTAAATACCGCAAACGCTATCAGGCAGCAGGTGCTCGACTCTGTGAAAGAAGCAAAGGCGGCGGCACATGAACACCATGCAGCAGTTGCAGCACAAAACAGCAGTGCAAATAGTGC
This window of the Chitinophaga sancti genome carries:
- a CDS encoding PfkB family carbohydrate kinase, coding for MYDICCIGHITLDKVVTTRSVVHMPGGTSFYFSSAIRNMDVKYSMVTALAQKEMYIAEELRANGTEIVVLPSANTLYFENIYSENQDHRTQRVSQLADPFTPEQLSDINARFFHLGPLVADDIPVSVIRELAKKGKVSLDVQGYLRKVENEQVIHIDWPAKKEALQYVHILKANESEMEVLTGTSDVRKGAITLASWGVKEVIITLGSRGSVVYKDQNWYDIPAYIPTTSVVDATGCGDTYMAGYLSQRARNANPQDAGEFAAAMATLKIEGSGPFTGNAEDVTKFLAANHSYTFSLTA
- a CDS encoding LLM class flavin-dependent oxidoreductase — its product is MEFGISTFGEVTPDHVPGRALNAHTRMQELLEEAKLSDEIGLDVFAVGEHHRPDFIISAPEVALGAIASVTKNIRLSSSVTVLSSADPVRTFQNFATLDLISNGRAEIMAGRGSFIESFPLFGYHLNDYDELFIEKLDMLTQINNNEVLSWQGKYRAPIRERGVYPRPYQDKLPIWLAIGGTPASAARAGRMGLGMTVAVLGGMPKQFLNIVKLFRQSGADAGHNPDTLPLAINSQMYIAGDSETAANEFWPTYEKLMNRVGEERGWSPITRGQYEYLRSPEGPLFVGSVQEVVDKIIYQSKLFNHTRFLAQIIKGELPHDKMLNSIELLGRKVVPAVRQQLQAKL